A segment of the Devriesea agamarum genome:
TGAACTCACCCTGTATCGCGTCGCTCAAGAAGCGTTGACCAACTCCCGTAAACATGCGGGTCTACGCACCAGCATGACGGTACGTTTGCGTCCCGTTGAGCAGGGAGTAGAACTCGAAGTGAGCGATAGCGGCGGTCGGTCAACCGCCCACGCCGCAGGAACCGGAACCGGCGTGCTAGGTATGCGTGAACGGGTACTCGCTGTCGGCGGCACATTGCAGGTCGGACCTAAACGACACGGAGGCTGGATGGTGCGGGCCTTCGTCCCGGTTGACAACACACCCACCGAGCCAACCCAGGCAACTTCGACCTCACAGGTCACCCAGGACACGAAGGAAACGCAGGACCCGCAATTCACGAAAGTAACGCAGCTGGAGACGACACCGTGACCCGAGTACTCCTGGTGGATGATCAACCGGTAATCCGGGTCGGGTTCCGCACGATTTTGGAGTCAGAGCCGGGAATTGACGTGATCGGTGAAGCATCTAATGGTCAGGATGCCGTCGATTTCGTAGCGAACCATCACGTGGATGTGGTCTGCATGGACGTGCAGATGCCGGGCATGGACGGCATCGAGGCAACCCGTCTCATTACCGCCGCCGGAGGCAGAGAAGCCGTCCTGATCCTCACCACATTCGATAATGATGACTTTCTCTTTTCTGCCCTCAACGCGGGTGCCAGCGGATTTCTGTTAAAAACTGCGGGGGCCGATGAACTCATTCATGCAGTTCTCACGCTGGCAAACGGCGAGGCCCTGCTCTCCCCGCAGGTCACCCGGCGCGTCATTGAGCGGTCGATGAGTAGCGGCGCACATGGTGCATGCGCCCTGGGCCGTGACGATACACGTGGGGCACGCGCTCTAGACGATGGTGGGAGGGCGCCCGTCCGGATTACGGATCATCTCGCGCCATCACGAGCTGACCAGCCCAGCATCGCTCAGCCAGTCTTCTCGCCGCATCAGTTTTCATCCCTTCCCGCGACAGCATCAACGCAAGTCAACTCTGGCGGTGATCCAGGATCCCGCCCCGCCATCGGCTCGGCTCAGGATCTCCTGGCGCAGCTCACGACCCGCGAGCGTGAAACTCTGCTGGGGATCGCGCGTGGCCTCAGCAATTCAGAAATCGCGGCGGAAATGTTCGTGGGTGAAGCGACCGTCAAAACACATGTCTCGAATGTGCTGATGAAACTGGGGACTCGAGACCGTATCCACACTGTCATCTGGGCCTACGAACACGGAGTGGTGGGGGATTAAATAGCTGCCACGGGGAGATAAAGCCGCTTCTCCCCCGTGCGGCGGAGCTACGCAATCCCCCGTATGCCGGATGTTATCGCGGCGCATTATTTCTACGCTGGGGTCATGTTGACCGTACATAATCTGAACCGCAGTTTCGGTTCGGCACACGTCCTCAAAGACGTCGGATTCTCCATTCGCCCCGGTCTCATGACGGGGTTCGTCGGAGGAAATGGCGCAGGGAAAACCACCACCATGCGTATCATTCTCGGGGTTTTAAGCGCTGACTCCGGCACCGTCGAGGTCGACGGCGCGCCCATCACAGCAGACTACCGGGCTGGTATCGGCTACATGCCGGAAGAGCGGGGTCTATACCCCAAAATGAAAATTATTGATCAGCTGATATACCTGGCCCAGTTACATGGGATGGACGCACCCACCGCGAAGGCACGTGGGGTCGACATTCTGGAGCGCCTTGGGCTCGGCGAACGCATGAAAGACAATTTGGAGACGTTGTCCCTAGGTAATCAGCAACGCGCCCAGATCGCGGCAGCCCTGGTGCATGATCCGGTCGCGCTCATTCTCGATGAACCGTTTTCCGGCCTCGATCCCATCGCGGTTGATACCACGATCGAGGTTTTGCGCGATGTCGCCGCTACCGGGGCACCTGTGCTGTTCTCTTCCCATCAGCTCGACCTGGTGGAGCGACTTTGCGACGAACTGGTGATTATTGCCAACGGCGAAATCCGAGCGCATGGCACCCGTGAATCCATTCTTAATGCCGCGACTATCCCCGAGTGGGAACTGCACACTAACTCGGATACCGGATGGATACGAGGGATGAACGTACAGGTCACGGAGTTTGACGGCGGCTATGCGCGGTTTTCCGCTGAGTCCCCCGAAAAAGCCGAGACGGTACTTCGCGAAGCCCTTAACCGAGGCACCGTGACAAAGTTTTCCCCTGTCACACGCTCCCTGCACGAAATCTTCCAGGAAGTTGTCCGATGAACAAGTCAGCCGTATCGTTCCCGTCACCAACGTCAGTGCCGGCTCAGCGCGTTCCTCATGCGAAGGTATCGTTTTGGAGTGCGGCCGGGATCGTCGCCAAGCGCGAGATCATTATCAAACTGACCTCAAAGTCCTACATCATCAGCACCGCGATTATGTTCCTCATTCTGCTCGCGGTGGTCGTGGTGGGTCCCTCGTTAATTTCAGCTATGAGTTCCGATAACACGGTGGCAGTGACCAGCCAGACGCAAGCGGCTGCGAAGTCACTCGGCGACGAGGTCACAGTGTTGGATGTTCCGGACGACGCCGCCGCTCGAGCCGCGGTTAAAGATGGGCGTGCTGATGCCGCAATCCTGCCCTCGAGCACTTCTCCCACTAAAGTAAAGCTGGTCGGCGAGCGGGATGTGCCATCGTCGCTTGTGCAAGGTTTCTCCGTTGCGCCGGAAGTTCAGCTTCTCGATCCCGATGCACCCGATCCTTCCGCGACCTTAATCGTCGGATTTGGTTTCGCGATCGTGTTTTATATGGCTGCTCTGGTATTCGGAATCGCTATTGCAAATTCTGTGGTGGAGGAAAAGCAGACCCGCATTGTTGAAATCCTGCTCGCGACGGTCTCAGCCCGCGCCATTTTGACGGGCAAAGTCATCGGTAACTCAGTGATGGCGATGGCACAGATTCTGTTGTACGTGGTGATCTCGTGCGCGGGGATGTTCCAAAGCGGAGGCTTTATCAGCTTTGATCGTCTGGGGGTTCCCATCGCATGGTTCGTGGTGCTATTCGCCATCGGTTTCGTAATGCTGGCGTCCCTCTACGCAGCCGCAGCGTCACTAGTTTCGCGTACTGAAGATCTATCGACTGCGATAAGCCCAATTTTATACCTTATCATGATACCGTACTTTGGCGTTATCTTCTTTAGCGGAAACCCCACCGTTATGCAAGTACTGTCATATATTCCATTCGCCGCACCCGTCGCCGTTCCGGTGCGCATATTCCAGCAACAAACGTCATGGTGGGAAAGCGGCCTCTCCGTGGCCATCCTCATTGCCTCGACTGTGGGAGTGATCTGGTTTGCGGCCCGGGTTTACGAACGTTCCATCTTGCGCATGGGTAAGCGCCTGCGTTGGCGAGACGCGTTGAAAAGCAGCTGAGGGTCGTAGGGGTCATAAACAGACAACGACGCAGGAGCGTGCACTGTAACCGCAACCCCTACCCGAGAGTCTGATTCACTGGGCGGCGCCGGATAGACGGCGTCGCCCAGTGCTGTGTTTCATCAAAACGATCCTGCAAGGGACGGGGCCGCGGCCTGCGCCAAGTCTGAGGCATGGATAGTGGGGTGACATACGTCTGCATTCAGCAGAGACGATGGCAGCGGCGCGAATACGTGACGGTGGGCCCCGTGGGGATCGAACCCACGACCTGCGGATTAAAAGTCCGATGCTCTACCGACTGAGCTAGAGGCCCTCACTGCCACATGGCAGCTACACCAGTGTACGGCCCCAACGGGCCTCTCGGCGACCTGAGCAGGTTGTGCTCGCTCACAGTATTGCGAACTTGGCTTCGCCGCGCTGCCTTCCTGAGGCCTTGACCCCTGATCATCATAGATCCCCGCCGTGAGCTCAGTTCGACTGGCCTCATTGAGGTGAACACCCCGCGATACGTCCCCAAAACAAAGCGGCACCCGCCGAGATGGCGGGTGCCGCTTAGATCAGGCTGAGAGCCTAAGGGAACTCAGCTGAAATAACGCATGTCAGGAGCCAGACCTCTTCGTGAGGAAGCCATACACGACCAGGAACACCAAGGCGCCAATAACAGACGTAAACAGCGTGCCAAGGCTCCACGGATTCGCGAAGATCTTGCCGATGCCACCGTCCGTGAACAGTCCACCGAGGAAGCCTCCGACGAGAGCGCCAACCACACCAAGAATGATGGTGGCAATGATGCCCCCACCCTGCTTACCGGGCATAATCGCCTTGGCAATAGCCCCTGCGATCAGGCCGACGATGATCCAGGAAATAAAGCTCCACATGGGGATGTTCCTTTCTCTAGGGATGCGGGATTTACGATGACGCTGCTGTCGTAGCCAACATCCGCGTACTGCCATTATGCGCCCTAGCCGATCAAATCAGCTCATCCACCATCGGAATTACCCTAATCGCGATCAGAAAATAGCCTTATGTGCGGTGCTGTCACACCTCAAGCAGCACCACGATTCAAAGAAACGGCCTTTATCTCCCCGCCTTACTTGACTGCTCTCGCCCGACGCGTCTGCTCGAGGTAATAGTCTGATAACAATTCGGCACCGCCTCCCCGGCCCGACTGCCACAGCACCACGACAGCACCGATCATGAGGATGACTATGCGTGACCACACAAGCCTTGAACGCATCCTCAGCCAGATTGATGGCCGAGGATACGCCTCGTATAAACAACTCGTCGGCACCTACGACTTGGGCCCCTTCCAGCTGGCCATCGACCACGTTCAGGTAGACCCTTTCGCGCCGCCATCTCGTATGCGGATTATCGTTCATCCCGATGATGCACAGTTGCCCGCTGATCTGACCACCGACAGGCTCGGGCAGCGCGCTGTAGCAGATGTCCTCACCCGTCGTTTCGTTGACGCCACCCACCGTTTCACGCCGAAACCATCTGGCACGGGCAATAGCGGGCTGGTCAGTATTGGACAGGTGGGCCAGCAGATCCTTGAGCGTACTAGCGTCATCGTCGCTCGCGATCGCATCGAAGCACGAGTTGATGTGGGGCTACCCGCCGCTGGACGTAGAGTCCGAGGGCGCGAGGCATATAAACTCCTGGTCAGCGTCCTACCAAGGATTGCTGACGCCTCGCTCGTATACGCAAATCTTGACCTTCAAGCCCTATCCGATCACGTGACCCTACTCCGCGATCAGGAGTGGCTGCGCAGCCAACTACGCGGTCGAGGCCTCATTGCATTTGTGGGCGATGGCGCGATTCTCCCGCGACGGTCAGGGAACTCGGATCTCCCTTTGGCACGCGATGCGGCAGTTGAGTGGCACAGCCCGGATACTTTGCGGGTAGATTTTCAACTGCCTAGTGGGCGTTCGATATCGGGCATGGGCATTCCCGAGGGGGTTACCGTCATTGTCGGCGGTGGTTATCACGGCAAATCAACTCTTCTGCGGGCTATTGAACGCGGGGTGTATCCACATATCGGCGGTGACGGTCGAGAGTGGGTTATTACTCGCGCGGACGCAGTGTCCATTAGGGCGGAAGATGGTCGTGCAGTCACCGGTGTCGACATCTCAGCTTTGATTACGAATCTCCCATCGGGTACCGACACTCGGTCATTCAGCACTACGAATGCCAGCGGATCAACCTCACAGGCCGCAAACTTGGTGGAGGCTATTGAGGCTGGCGCGTCTGCGTTACTCATTGACGAAGACACCTCCGCGACGAATTTCATGATCCGCGATGAGCGTATGCGCGCGCTGGTCCCTTCTAGTAAGGAGCCCATTACACCGTTCGTAGATCGCGTTCGCCCGCTTTTTACGGAGCGCAGCGTCTCCACCATTTTGGTGGCGGGAGGATCAGGGGCCTTCTTCGATGTTGCTGACCGGGTGATTGCGCTCGACCACTACGCCCCGCACGATGTCACGCAGCAGGCCCGTCTGCTATCGGCGCCGCGTGACAATAACACCTCGATGACGTCTGCGGTCTTTACTGATCAGCGCACGTCGCGAATTCCAAAGCCAAACTCGTTCTCGGGATCAGCGAACCGGAAACCCTCAAAAGCCGGCGAGGCCACAATCCAGTGTGCCAGTGAGACGATCGATCTGAATGCGGTTGGGCAACTGATTGATCCAGCGCAGACCCAAGCCATTGCGCATTCACTAGATCGGATTGCTGAGATCATCGACGGCGAGTTATCTATCACCGAGCTCGTGCGTGCGGTTCAGGATCGCATTGACCGCGAGGGACTGGACTGGCTATCACCTTTCCAGGGCCATCCTGGACATCTGGCTAGGCCTCGAACGCACGAGCTTCATGCCGCGATCAACCGTTATCGGGGGCTGACGCTTAAGGGGACGTGACTTGCAACCGTACTCGTCGTTGTTTTGTGCTGACATCGTAAGATCGCGCGGACCGAGCGTGCCATCGACCGGAAAGCAGCTTGAGACCAGCAGAACTCCGGGTATCTCCGACGTTCACCTCCGACCTCCTCTATCCACCTGAAGACGGCATGAAAAGAGGCCCGGACCTGCTGAAAATCTGCAAATCCGAGCCTCCCCAGCCCTCGCCAGACCAGGCTAAGTTAGCGACTCAGAAGTCCCAGTCCTCGTCTTCAGTCTCAACGGCTTTACCCATCACATAGGACGAGCCGGAGCCGGAGAAGAAGTCATGGTTCTCGTCGGCGTTGGGTGACAGCGACGCGAGGATCGCGGGGTTCACCTCGCATGCCTCAGCCGGGAACAGCCCTTCGTAGCCGAGGTTCATCAGCGCTTTGTTGGCGTTATAGCGCAGGAACATCTTGACGTCTTCAG
Coding sequences within it:
- a CDS encoding response regulator transcription factor, producing the protein MTRVLLVDDQPVIRVGFRTILESEPGIDVIGEASNGQDAVDFVANHHVDVVCMDVQMPGMDGIEATRLITAAGGREAVLILTTFDNDDFLFSALNAGASGFLLKTAGADELIHAVLTLANGEALLSPQVTRRVIERSMSSGAHGACALGRDDTRGARALDDGGRAPVRITDHLAPSRADQPSIAQPVFSPHQFSSLPATASTQVNSGGDPGSRPAIGSAQDLLAQLTTRERETLLGIARGLSNSEIAAEMFVGEATVKTHVSNVLMKLGTRDRIHTVIWAYEHGVVGD
- a CDS encoding ABC transporter ATP-binding protein, whose protein sequence is MLTVHNLNRSFGSAHVLKDVGFSIRPGLMTGFVGGNGAGKTTTMRIILGVLSADSGTVEVDGAPITADYRAGIGYMPEERGLYPKMKIIDQLIYLAQLHGMDAPTAKARGVDILERLGLGERMKDNLETLSLGNQQRAQIAAALVHDPVALILDEPFSGLDPIAVDTTIEVLRDVAATGAPVLFSSHQLDLVERLCDELVIIANGEIRAHGTRESILNAATIPEWELHTNSDTGWIRGMNVQVTEFDGGYARFSAESPEKAETVLREALNRGTVTKFSPVTRSLHEIFQEVVR
- a CDS encoding ABC transporter permease, whose protein sequence is MNKSAVSFPSPTSVPAQRVPHAKVSFWSAAGIVAKREIIIKLTSKSYIISTAIMFLILLAVVVVGPSLISAMSSDNTVAVTSQTQAAAKSLGDEVTVLDVPDDAAARAAVKDGRADAAILPSSTSPTKVKLVGERDVPSSLVQGFSVAPEVQLLDPDAPDPSATLIVGFGFAIVFYMAALVFGIAIANSVVEEKQTRIVEILLATVSARAILTGKVIGNSVMAMAQILLYVVISCAGMFQSGGFISFDRLGVPIAWFVVLFAIGFVMLASLYAAAASLVSRTEDLSTAISPILYLIMIPYFGVIFFSGNPTVMQVLSYIPFAAPVAVPVRIFQQQTSWWESGLSVAILIASTVGVIWFAARVYERSILRMGKRLRWRDALKSS
- a CDS encoding GlsB/YeaQ/YmgE family stress response membrane protein produces the protein MWSFISWIIVGLIAGAIAKAIMPGKQGGGIIATIILGVVGALVGGFLGGLFTDGGIGKIFANPWSLGTLFTSVIGALVFLVVYGFLTKRSGS
- a CDS encoding ABC-ATPase domain-containing protein; protein product: MRDHTSLERILSQIDGRGYASYKQLVGTYDLGPFQLAIDHVQVDPFAPPSRMRIIVHPDDAQLPADLTTDRLGQRAVADVLTRRFVDATHRFTPKPSGTGNSGLVSIGQVGQQILERTSVIVARDRIEARVDVGLPAAGRRVRGREAYKLLVSVLPRIADASLVYANLDLQALSDHVTLLRDQEWLRSQLRGRGLIAFVGDGAILPRRSGNSDLPLARDAAVEWHSPDTLRVDFQLPSGRSISGMGIPEGVTVIVGGGYHGKSTLLRAIERGVYPHIGGDGREWVITRADAVSIRAEDGRAVTGVDISALITNLPSGTDTRSFSTTNASGSTSQAANLVEAIEAGASALLIDEDTSATNFMIRDERMRALVPSSKEPITPFVDRVRPLFTERSVSTILVAGGSGAFFDVADRVIALDHYAPHDVTQQARLLSAPRDNNTSMTSAVFTDQRTSRIPKPNSFSGSANRKPSKAGEATIQCASETIDLNAVGQLIDPAQTQAIAHSLDRIAEIIDGELSITELVRAVQDRIDREGLDWLSPFQGHPGHLARPRTHELHAAINRYRGLTLKGT